The following coding sequences lie in one Ictalurus furcatus strain D&B chromosome 7, Billie_1.0, whole genome shotgun sequence genomic window:
- the LOC128610757 gene encoding uncharacterized protein LOC128610757 codes for MMKELQTLVFWRTVLAELIGTTMFVFSGISAVIGNGNNSYPDQEVKVALAFGLAIAILAQSLCHVSGAHLNPAVTLAMLVSCQISMCRALWYIMAQMIGAVIASGIVLGLRPSVVDSLGLNKLNGVSLGQGFGIEFLLTLQMVLCFLATTDKRRENITGSAPFALGLSVVVGHLAGISYTGCGMNPARSFGPALVSVEFEHHWVFWAGPLCGGIVAALLYDFVLFPRGPDPIGRFKVLCHGVEAAAAELEPLLGAEGDAPVTEDAKPSTTHPWFISVCLASSVSVTDRKLIMVKELRSGALWRAVIAEFVGMTLFVFMGIASAIGTSEDGSGPEQEVKVALAFGLAIATLAQSLGHISGAHLNPAITVGLLFSCQISVIRAVLYILAQMLGAVLASGIVYGIRPKDVKVLGLNEIAENMTQGKAFGVEFLVTFQLVLCVLATTDSRRNDVKGSAPLAIGLSVGLGHLVAISYTGCGINPARSFGPAVIMKSFKKHWVYWVAPMLAGVAASLLYDFVLQPHSEPYTKRLRTIRGGSESETAALIEPSGSGESQWPRR; via the exons ATGATGAAGGAGCTGCAGACTTTAGTGTTTTGGAGGACTGTCCTTGCTGAGCTAATTGGGACAACCATGTTTGTCTTCTCTGGTATTTCTGCAGTAATTGGGAATGGAAACAACAGTTACCCAGACCAGGAAGTAAAGGTAGCACTAGCATTTGGGCTAGCCATTGCCATTTTGGCTCAGAGTTTGTGCCATGTAAGTGGAGCCCACCTGAATCCAGCTGTCACACTTGCCATGTTGGTTAGCTGCCAGATTAGCATGTGCAGGGCTTTGTGGTACATTATGGCCCAAATGATTGGGGCTGTGATTGCTAGTGGAATTGTTCTGGGATTAAGACCATCTGTGGTGGATTCACTTGGGCTAAACAAG CTGAATGGTGTCAGCCTGGGACAAGGCTTTGGAATTGAGTTTCTCCTCACACTCCAGATGGTGCTGTGCTTCTTAGCAACAACCGATAAAAGGAGGGAAAACATCACCGGTTCAGCTCCGTTTGCACTTGGGCTCTCTGTGGTTGTGGGTCACCTTGCAGGA ATCAGTTATACTGGATGTGGAATGAACCCTGCTCGATCTTTTGGTCCAGCTCTGGTGTCTGTGGAGTTTGAACACCACTGG GTGTTCTGGGCAGGACCACTGTGTGGTGGTATTGTAGCTGCACTTCTCTACGACTTTGTCCTGTTTCCTAGAGGTCCAGACCCTATTGGCAGGTTCAAGGTTTTGTGCCATGGTGTTGAGGCTGCAGCTGCGGAGCTTGAGCCCCTGCTCGGTGCAGAGGGTGATGCTCCTGTAACTGAGGATGCCAAACCAT CCACCACCCACCCGTGGTTTATAAGCGTCTGCTTAGCTAGCAGTGTGTCAGTAACGGACAGAAAACTCATCATGGTTAAGGAGCTCAGGTCTGGCGCCCTTTGGCGAGCCGTGATCGCAGAGTTTGTCGGAATGACGCTTTTCGTTTTTATGGGTATAGCATCTGCCATTGGGACTTCAGAGGACGGCAGCGGTCCAGAACAGGAAGTAAAGGTAGCGTTAGCGTTTGGGCTGGCCATCGCCACGCTGGCTCAGAGTCTGGGCCACATCAGCGGAGCGCATCTTAACCCGGCCATCACTGTCGGCCTGCTGTTCAGCTGCCAGATCAGTGTTATCCGTGcagttttatacattttagCCCAGATGTTGGGAGCGGTCCTGGCTAGCGGCATCGTTTACGGTATTCGTCCTAAAGATGTCAAAGTTCTGGGGCTCAACGAG aTTGCTGAAAATATGACTCAGGGTAAGGCTTTCGGCGTGGAGTTCCTGGTCACCTTCCAGCTGGTGCTGTGTGTCTTAGCCACAACAGACAGCCGCCGGAACGACGTGAAGGGATCGGCACCGCTCGCCATCGGACTTTCTGTGGGTTTGGGACACTTGGTGGCG ATCAGCTACACTGGCTGCGGCATCAATCCTGCTCGCTCCTTCGGACCTGCTGTCATTATGAAGTCCTTTAAGAAACACTGG gTGTATTGGGTGGCACCGATGTTGGCTGGAGTAGCAGCTTCTCTCCTCTATGACTTTGTGCTGCAGCCTCACTCAGAGCCCTATACTAAACGCCTCCGAACCATCAGAGGCGGGTCGGAGTCAGAAACGGCGGCGTTGATCGAGCCGTCCGGCAGCGGGGAGTCGCAGTGGCCCAGACGCTAA